A window of the Aquimarina spinulae genome harbors these coding sequences:
- a CDS encoding IS1 family transposase, with the protein MNCKNCNQSNCIKRGKRNGKQRYFCKDCHTSFQNSYSYKAYQTTTDALIKSLLKESCGVLSIARIIGISKNTVLSRMLKISHQIKVPCFNRLGCKFEVDELWSFIGSKDNVTWITYAIERETKSVVDFFVGRKTKDTIRPLIDKLLLLHPKSIYTDRLNIYPGLIPKEIHKVFRYCTNRIERKNLTLRTHIKRVSRRTICFSRNKRYLIAHLRIYFWG; encoded by the coding sequence ATGAATTGTAAAAATTGTAACCAATCAAATTGCATAAAGCGAGGTAAGAGAAATGGTAAACAACGCTATTTCTGTAAAGATTGTCATACTTCATTTCAAAACTCATACTCTTATAAAGCATATCAAACCACAACAGATGCTTTAATTAAAAGTTTACTCAAAGAAAGCTGCGGTGTTTTGAGTATTGCTAGAATTATAGGTATTTCAAAAAACACAGTATTATCCAGGATGCTAAAAATTAGCCATCAAATTAAAGTTCCATGTTTTAATAGGTTAGGTTGCAAATTTGAGGTCGATGAGCTGTGGAGCTTTATTGGCAGTAAGGATAATGTAACCTGGATTACCTATGCTATAGAAAGAGAGACCAAAAGTGTTGTTGATTTTTTTGTAGGTAGAAAAACAAAAGATACGATCAGGCCTTTGATAGATAAATTATTGCTATTACATCCTAAGAGCATTTATACCGACCGATTAAATATTTATCCGGGACTGATCCCTAAAGAAATTCATAAAGTGTTTCGGTATTGTACCAACAGGATAGAGCGTAAAAATTTAACCTTACGTACTCATATTAAAAGAGTATCAAGAAGAACGATTTGTTTTTCGAGAAACAAAAGATATCTCATAGCACATTTGCGAATCTATTTTTGGGGATAG
- the pfkA gene encoding 6-phosphofructokinase — protein MAKEIRTIGVMTSGGDAPGMNAAIRAVARACAYYNVKCIGFYRGYQGMIEGDYTVMNARSVRNIISRGGTILKSARSVDFKTPEGRKAAADQLKKIGVEAMVLIGGDGTFRGGQIFSEEYDIPVIGVPGTIDNDIAGTNYTIGYDTALNTVINAIDKIRDTASSHNRLFFVEVMGRDAGFIALNSGVGAGAEEILIPEEDLGLDRLLESLKRSKRSGKSSSIVVVSEGDKTGKNVYELADYVTENLPDYEVRVTVLGHMQRGGSPSCFDRTLASRLCVKAVELLLDGEKNVMVGIISNEITATSFDVGLKEGHEINKELLRISDILST, from the coding sequence ATGGCAAAAGAGATAAGAACCATTGGTGTTATGACTTCGGGAGGAGATGCTCCCGGAATGAATGCAGCAATACGTGCTGTTGCGAGAGCATGCGCTTATTATAATGTAAAATGCATAGGGTTTTATCGAGGATACCAGGGGATGATAGAAGGTGATTATACCGTAATGAATGCCAGAAGCGTTCGTAATATTATTAGTAGAGGAGGAACAATACTTAAATCTGCCCGATCTGTAGATTTTAAAACTCCCGAGGGAAGAAAAGCAGCAGCAGATCAGCTTAAAAAAATAGGAGTAGAGGCTATGGTTCTTATTGGTGGCGATGGGACGTTTAGAGGAGGACAGATTTTTAGTGAAGAATATGATATTCCTGTTATTGGTGTTCCCGGTACTATAGATAATGATATTGCAGGGACAAACTATACGATTGGCTATGATACTGCTTTAAATACAGTGATTAATGCGATAGATAAAATACGAGATACAGCCAGTTCACATAATCGATTGTTTTTTGTTGAGGTAATGGGGCGTGATGCTGGGTTTATTGCTCTAAATAGTGGAGTAGGTGCAGGAGCAGAAGAAATTTTAATTCCCGAAGAAGATTTAGGGCTTGACCGATTATTAGAGTCATTAAAACGCAGTAAACGATCGGGTAAATCGTCGAGTATAGTTGTGGTAAGTGAAGGCGATAAAACAGGGAAAAATGTATATGAATTGGCAGACTATGTAACAGAAAACCTACCAGATTACGAAGTAAGAGTCACTGTCTTAGGACATATGCAACGCGGTGGATCCCCATCATGTTTTGATAGAACACTAGCCAGTCGATTATGTGTTAAAGCGGTAGAATTACTTCTTGACGGAGAGAAAAATGTAATGGTAGGGATTATTAGTAATGAAATTACCGCAACCAGTTTTGATGTTGGTCTAAAAGAAGGCCACGAAATTAATAAAGAATTACTTCGCATTTCTGATATTCTTTCTACTTAA
- a CDS encoding DUF6443 domain-containing protein yields the protein MRNTKIQQYIILLVLMMSSTMMFSQFGGGDPVLGDCGITSYRDADGDGWGDYNNKTCQLTIPSGYVSKYGDINDNNQWITNIPPKNFYRDADGDGWGNPNIVTYRSVRPSGYVTNNSDRDDSTSLITNIAPRHFYRDADGDGYGHPGISTYRSVQPSGYVTNSSDCNDGSSAIHPNTVWYKDSDGDGFAIATKKQCSSPGAGYTLSVLPVTDCHDGDSSLNPNTVWYPDGDSDGWGTASDLGAVKRQCSQPTGYTQKVGDCNDHNINIHPETVWYKNSDGDGFASTSKVQCINPGAEYTYEELPLGDCNDSDAAIHPNTVWYKNSDGDGFASTTKTQCSNPGAGYSLTVKPLGDCDDSNAAIHPNTVWYKNSDGDGFASTTKTQCAHPGSGYSLTVKPLGDCDDGSAAIHPNTVWYADTDGDGFGDPNVLKQQCIQPAGYVLNNNDQCPEKSGPQQGCIFIPHQLYLSNENYVFTRVYQKPMTSPDELHYNKDVVESVTYFDGLGRTKQQIAIKASPDGKDIVTHIEYDEYGRQDKQYLPFESNTSVGSYKDVDIVNDINQYYETKYADDFIGVAKDHKDFNAYSESVFEASPLNRVVEQGAPGKDWKANKDSDTDHTIKFNWDTNIANEVVTFKVNFANPGDTETPALVQDGFYPANQLYVTITKDENWTATDGNNHTTKEYKDKQGRVILKRTYASTSSATPEAHDTYYVYDRFGNLTYVIPPKVTTNDGVSDNELSELCYQYKYDNRNRLIEKKIPGKDWEYIVYNKLDQPILTQDASLRKEMTGKAWDQWLFTKYDGFGRVLYTGTVINGSNRKVIQNRVNDATTPQYESKLDSPITIGGTTVYYSKDAYPTSIYKVYTINYYDDYTFDLVGLTNPGTVYGETVLNHTKSLPTGSKVRVLDTNDWITTVTWYDQKARPIYIASKNEYLNTTDIIETKLDFIGKVEETTTRHKKGNNAEIVTIDTFTYDDMGRPLIQTQKINDQGVETIVENRYDKLGQLERKKTGGGLQEVDYTYNVRGWLTKINDPNTALGNKLFAFKINYNTPQHGATALFNGNISETTWKTANDNVERHYKYSYDALNRITDANYNSQDNSEQDWFRVFGITYDKNGNLKSLKRHKKENVALDYLSYTYDTGNKLLTVEEQIDGASGFEDGTNTNDDYTYDANGNMTIDQNKGITSIIYNHLNLPKTVTVNNASHNGNITYIYDATGVKLKKITTEGSSLTTEYAGNYVYKNGDLEFFNHPEGIVEHEADGYKYVYQFKDHLGNIRLSYKDADKNGAITQSEIVQEKNYYPFGMTHSGYNTTLRGRNHNYGFGNKEEQDELSLAWLDFGARNYDASLGRWMNIDPLAEEFYTYSPYNAMMNDPIGYIDPDGRSAEWVPGTDGKAITYSEDANGNLTVSDNATADTKQIVAGINESGSETAKNQFKGVADSEGKVNLVVNKTDTGANGISLNGLHQPHDADGNALNWDSSTQSFDGVADTFVDSNGNTVYTEATITIFESNFNNDSQNKFGVLGKTSVWDSGLTKSNTMTGTFAHEVDHNLNQNTVQAVIDRGNGVENNYSVEPPAYKVQKQVHQEIKDNRKKN from the coding sequence ATGAGAAATACTAAGATACAACAGTATATAATTTTGCTTGTCCTAATGATGAGCAGTACAATGATGTTCTCCCAGTTTGGGGGTGGAGATCCTGTTTTGGGAGATTGTGGTATTACTTCTTACCGTGATGCCGATGGTGATGGTTGGGGAGATTATAACAACAAAACCTGCCAGCTTACCATTCCCAGTGGATATGTTTCTAAATACGGAGATATTAATGATAATAATCAATGGATTACCAATATCCCACCTAAGAACTTTTATAGAGATGCGGATGGAGATGGTTGGGGTAATCCCAATATAGTAACCTATCGTAGTGTACGCCCTTCTGGTTATGTAACCAATAATAGTGATAGAGATGACAGTACCAGTCTGATTACCAATATTGCACCTCGACATTTTTATAGAGATGCCGATGGCGATGGATATGGTCATCCTGGTATAAGCACCTATCGCAGTGTACAACCCTCTGGATATGTAACCAATAGTAGTGATTGTAATGATGGCAGTAGTGCCATACACCCTAATACAGTATGGTATAAGGATAGTGATGGTGATGGTTTTGCGATTGCAACAAAAAAGCAATGTAGCAGCCCGGGAGCAGGATATACCCTTAGTGTGCTTCCGGTTACCGATTGTCATGATGGCGATAGTAGTTTAAACCCTAATACGGTTTGGTATCCTGATGGTGATAGTGATGGCTGGGGAACGGCCTCTGATTTGGGAGCGGTAAAGAGACAATGTAGCCAACCAACCGGTTATACACAAAAGGTAGGAGATTGTAATGATCATAACATTAATATCCACCCCGAAACCGTTTGGTATAAGAATAGTGATGGTGATGGTTTTGCCAGTACCTCTAAGGTGCAATGCATCAATCCGGGAGCAGAGTATACTTATGAAGAATTACCTCTGGGAGATTGTAATGATAGTGATGCTGCTATCCACCCTAATACGGTTTGGTATAAGAATAGTGATGGGGATGGTTTTGCCAGTACGACCAAAACCCAATGTAGTAATCCGGGAGCTGGTTATAGCTTAACGGTAAAACCACTGGGGGATTGTGATGATAGTAATGCAGCTATCCACCCCAATACGGTTTGGTATAAGAATAGTGATGGTGATGGTTTTGCCAGTACGACCAAAACCCAATGTGCTCATCCAGGTAGCGGCTATAGTTTAACGGTAAAACCCCTGGGAGATTGTGATGATGGTAGTGCTGCCATCCACCCTAATACGGTTTGGTATGCAGATACCGATGGAGATGGTTTTGGGGATCCTAATGTTTTAAAACAACAGTGTATTCAACCTGCGGGATATGTATTGAATAATAATGATCAATGTCCAGAAAAATCAGGCCCCCAACAAGGCTGTATTTTTATTCCTCACCAGCTTTATCTCTCTAATGAGAACTATGTGTTTACCCGGGTGTATCAAAAGCCCATGACCTCACCAGATGAGCTACATTATAATAAAGATGTGGTAGAGAGTGTTACTTACTTTGATGGATTGGGCAGAACCAAACAACAAATAGCGATCAAAGCTTCACCCGATGGTAAAGATATTGTAACCCACATCGAGTATGATGAGTATGGCAGGCAAGACAAACAATACCTGCCTTTTGAGTCGAATACTAGCGTTGGCAGTTATAAAGATGTTGATATTGTTAACGATATTAACCAGTATTATGAAACTAAGTACGCCGATGATTTTATCGGAGTAGCAAAAGATCATAAGGATTTTAATGCCTATTCAGAAAGTGTGTTTGAAGCTTCTCCTCTTAACAGAGTAGTAGAACAGGGAGCTCCGGGTAAGGATTGGAAGGCTAATAAAGATAGTGACACAGATCATACGATTAAATTTAATTGGGATACCAATATCGCTAATGAAGTGGTTACTTTTAAGGTAAATTTTGCCAACCCTGGTGATACAGAAACCCCAGCCTTAGTACAAGATGGTTTTTACCCTGCCAATCAGTTGTATGTTACCATCACCAAAGATGAGAACTGGACTGCGACAGATGGCAATAACCATACGACCAAAGAGTACAAGGATAAACAAGGTAGAGTGATCTTAAAAAGAACCTATGCTTCGACAAGCTCAGCAACCCCAGAGGCGCATGATACCTATTATGTATACGATAGATTTGGGAATTTAACCTATGTAATCCCTCCTAAAGTAACTACAAATGACGGTGTATCAGATAATGAGTTATCTGAATTGTGCTATCAATACAAATACGATAATCGTAATAGGCTTATCGAAAAGAAGATCCCTGGTAAGGATTGGGAGTATATTGTGTATAATAAACTAGACCAACCTATTCTTACTCAGGATGCCAGTTTAAGAAAAGAAATGACGGGTAAGGCATGGGATCAATGGTTGTTTACTAAATACGATGGCTTTGGTAGAGTGTTGTATACAGGAACGGTTATTAATGGGAGTAACAGAAAAGTTATTCAGAACAGAGTAAATGACGCTACAACCCCACAGTATGAGTCTAAACTAGATTCTCCTATTACTATTGGGGGTACAACTGTTTATTATTCTAAAGATGCATATCCAACAAGTATCTATAAGGTGTATACCATCAATTATTACGATGATTATACTTTTGATCTTGTAGGACTAACCAATCCCGGTACCGTATATGGTGAGACTGTTCTTAACCATACAAAATCTCTACCCACAGGAAGTAAAGTGCGAGTGCTAGACACCAATGATTGGATTACTACCGTTACCTGGTATGATCAAAAAGCAAGACCTATATATATCGCAAGTAAAAATGAGTATCTAAACACTACAGATATTATAGAAACCAAGTTGGATTTTATAGGTAAGGTAGAAGAAACTACTACTAGACATAAGAAAGGTAATAATGCTGAAATTGTTACCATAGATACGTTTACGTATGATGATATGGGTAGACCGTTGATACAAACCCAAAAGATCAATGATCAAGGGGTTGAAACTATTGTTGAAAATAGGTATGATAAATTAGGACAGTTAGAACGTAAGAAAACAGGAGGTGGATTACAAGAGGTGGATTATACCTATAATGTACGAGGTTGGCTTACTAAGATCAACGATCCTAATACAGCTCTTGGAAACAAGCTTTTTGCTTTTAAAATCAATTACAATACACCACAACATGGAGCTACGGCATTGTTTAATGGTAATATCTCTGAAACTACTTGGAAAACTGCAAATGATAATGTAGAGCGACATTACAAATACAGCTATGATGCTTTAAACCGAATTACCGATGCAAATTATAATAGTCAGGATAATAGTGAGCAGGATTGGTTTAGGGTTTTTGGGATTACCTATGATAAGAACGGTAACCTAAAATCATTAAAAAGACATAAAAAAGAAAATGTGGCATTGGATTACCTATCCTATACTTATGATACAGGGAATAAACTCTTAACTGTAGAAGAACAAATCGATGGAGCCAGTGGGTTTGAAGATGGTACCAATACCAATGATGATTATACCTATGATGCCAATGGTAATATGACTATAGATCAAAACAAAGGGATCACAAGCATTATCTATAATCATTTAAACTTGCCTAAAACAGTTACAGTAAATAATGCTTCTCATAATGGAAATATTACCTATATTTACGATGCCACTGGGGTAAAATTAAAAAAGATTACAACAGAGGGAAGTTCTTTAACAACAGAGTATGCCGGGAATTATGTTTATAAGAATGGCGACCTGGAGTTCTTTAACCATCCAGAAGGTATTGTAGAACATGAAGCAGATGGATATAAGTATGTATACCAGTTTAAAGATCACTTAGGGAATATTAGGTTATCGTACAAAGATGCTGATAAGAATGGTGCTATAACGCAAAGTGAGATCGTGCAGGAGAAGAATTATTATCCCTTTGGGATGACTCATTCTGGATATAATACTACATTACGCGGGAGAAATCATAATTATGGTTTCGGTAATAAAGAAGAACAAGATGAACTTAGTTTAGCATGGTTAGACTTTGGAGCTAGGAATTATGATGCTTCTTTAGGTAGATGGATGAATATTGATCCATTAGCAGAAGAGTTTTATACTTACTCACCATACAATGCAATGATGAATGACCCAATTGGATATATTGACCCAGATGGAAGGTCAGCAGAATGGGTCCCTGGTACAGATGGAAAAGCTATAACTTATTCTGAAGATGCAAACGGGAATTTAACTGTAAGTGATAATGCTACCGCTGACACAAAACAGATAGTTGCAGGTATTAATGAGTCTGGTAGTGAAACTGCCAAAAATCAATTTAAAGGAGTTGCTGATAGCGAAGGAAAAGTAAATCTTGTTGTTAATAAAACAGATACTGGAGCAAATGGTATATCTTTAAATGGTTTACATCAACCACACGATGCAGATGGTAATGCTTTAAATTGGGATTCATCAACACAAAGTTTTGATGGTGTAGCCGATACATTTGTTGATTCAAATGGAAATACAGTTTATACAGAAGCTACAATAACAATTTTTGAATCAAATTTTAATAATGATTCTCAGAATAAATTTGGAGTATTGGGAAAAACAAGTGTTTGGGATAGTGGTTTAACTAAGTCTAACACAATGACAGGAACATTTGCACACGAAGTTGACCATAATTTAAATCAAAATACTGTTCAAGCAGTTATAGACCGAGGAAACGGAGTAGAAAACAATTATAGTGTTGAGCCACCTGCGTATAAAGTCCAGAAACAAGTTCATCAAGAAATTAAAGATAATCGTAAGAAAAATTAA
- a CDS encoding DNA-binding protein, with the protein MNSIIKQIELVERIDQLIRLQATGSPEELSSKLGISKTKLYRIINTMKSLNAPIEYDITVQSFVYAEPVDFTFGFYTKDRKTNIINPFIG; encoded by the coding sequence ATGAATAGTATTATCAAACAGATCGAACTTGTAGAACGTATTGATCAACTTATTCGATTGCAAGCAACAGGATCACCAGAAGAACTGTCCTCTAAATTAGGGATCTCAAAAACCAAACTGTACCGCATTATTAATACAATGAAAAGTTTAAACGCTCCTATCGAGTATGACATCACGGTACAAAGTTTTGTATACGCCGAGCCCGTTGATTTTACTTTTGGGTTCTATACAAAAGATCGAAAAACAAATATTATTAACCCTTTTATAGGGTAG
- a CDS encoding phosphodiester glycosidase family protein — MKKIIGSIVILGTLVLLTSFFFVKKSETQVKKSTFLSYEINPLQQELHFYWKNKNATNYKSFQNLKSELEKENKELVFAMNGGMYNKDLSPQGLYIENGKTKTRIDTSQSGYGNFYLQPNGIFYLTNKNKPVICTTKMFVRNEHIKYATQSGPMLLINGKIHPKFRKGSSNVHIRNGVGILPNGNLLFAISNEKTNFYDFASYFKQNGCKNALYLDGFVSRVYLPSKNWNQLDGNFGVIIGETKTK, encoded by the coding sequence ATGAAAAAAATCATTGGTTCTATAGTAATACTTGGGACTCTGGTACTATTAACCAGTTTCTTTTTTGTTAAGAAATCAGAAACTCAGGTTAAAAAATCCACATTTTTAAGCTACGAGATAAATCCATTGCAACAAGAATTACATTTCTATTGGAAAAATAAGAACGCTACGAATTACAAAAGTTTTCAAAATTTAAAATCAGAACTTGAAAAAGAAAACAAGGAATTGGTTTTCGCAATGAACGGGGGGATGTATAATAAGGACCTATCCCCCCAGGGGCTTTATATTGAAAATGGAAAAACCAAAACCAGGATCGATACATCCCAAAGTGGATATGGTAATTTTTATCTTCAGCCCAATGGGATATTCTATTTGACGAATAAAAACAAACCCGTCATTTGTACCACAAAGATGTTTGTGCGTAATGAGCACATCAAATATGCTACACAATCTGGTCCTATGCTTTTGATTAATGGAAAAATCCATCCTAAATTTAGAAAAGGATCTTCTAATGTTCATATTAGAAACGGAGTAGGAATCTTACCCAATGGAAATTTACTTTTTGCAATCTCTAATGAGAAAACAAACTTTTATGATTTTGCCTCCTATTTTAAGCAAAACGGTTGCAAAAATGCATTATATCTGGATGGTTTTGTATCCAGAGTATATCTACCTTCTAAAAACTGGAATCAATTAGATGGAAACTTTGGAGTAATCATAGGAGAAACTAAAACAAAATAA
- a CDS encoding metal-dependent hydrolase family protein, protein MKYLYTVLFVFISTTIFAQNTYLQCGKLIDTKAGKVHTEKTIVISGNKIIKVENGFITGKKNDITIDLKNKTVLPGLIDMHVHLEGETNPKAYLQKYTDSEADVAFNSVQFAKTTLMAGFTTVRDLGGSGVNISLKKAIKSGRIKGPRVFTAGKSLATTGGHADPTNGSKRSLIGDPGPKEGVVNSIEDAKKAVRQRYKNGADLIKITATGGVLSVAKSSSNPQFTVEEIKAICETAKDYGFHVAAHAHGDEGMQRAILGGVKTIEHGTLMSEKTMDLMKQHNAYLVPTITAGKEVTEKAAIDDYYPAIIVPKALEIGPKIQNTFKKAYDRGVGIAFGTDAGVFKHGQNGKEFGFMVEAGMPAMAALQSATTTNAKILNMQDQIGQITPGYLADIVAVNDDPTQKISTMENVVFVMKDGKIYKK, encoded by the coding sequence ATGAAATATCTATACACAGTCCTTTTTGTATTTATAAGCACGACTATTTTTGCTCAAAACACCTATTTACAATGCGGAAAACTAATCGACACCAAAGCAGGCAAAGTACATACCGAAAAAACGATTGTCATCTCTGGAAATAAAATTATTAAAGTCGAAAATGGTTTTATTACCGGTAAAAAAAACGATATCACTATTGACCTTAAAAATAAAACTGTTCTGCCTGGCTTGATCGATATGCACGTACATCTAGAAGGCGAAACAAATCCAAAGGCATATTTACAAAAATATACAGATAGCGAAGCAGATGTCGCTTTTAATTCGGTTCAGTTTGCTAAAACGACACTAATGGCAGGCTTTACTACCGTGCGAGATTTAGGAGGAAGCGGAGTAAACATTTCGCTTAAAAAAGCAATTAAAAGCGGACGCATAAAAGGCCCTAGAGTATTTACAGCGGGCAAATCTCTGGCTACAACTGGTGGACATGCAGATCCTACTAACGGTAGTAAAAGATCATTAATTGGTGACCCTGGCCCAAAAGAAGGTGTAGTAAATAGTATCGAAGATGCAAAAAAAGCAGTACGACAACGCTATAAAAATGGTGCAGATCTTATCAAAATTACAGCTACAGGCGGCGTATTAAGTGTAGCAAAAAGTAGTTCTAACCCTCAGTTTACTGTAGAAGAAATTAAGGCGATATGCGAGACTGCAAAAGATTATGGATTTCATGTTGCCGCACATGCACATGGTGATGAAGGAATGCAACGTGCTATTCTGGGAGGTGTAAAAACTATTGAGCATGGTACATTAATGAGTGAAAAAACTATGGATTTAATGAAACAGCATAATGCTTATCTGGTCCCTACTATTACTGCCGGAAAAGAAGTTACCGAAAAAGCAGCTATCGATGATTACTATCCTGCTATTATTGTTCCTAAAGCGCTAGAGATTGGGCCAAAAATCCAAAATACATTTAAAAAAGCATATGATCGTGGTGTAGGTATCGCATTTGGTACTGATGCAGGAGTATTTAAACACGGACAAAACGGAAAAGAGTTTGGTTTTATGGTCGAAGCAGGTATGCCTGCAATGGCTGCCTTACAAAGTGCAACGACCACCAACGCCAAAATCCTGAATATGCAAGATCAGATCGGGCAAATTACTCCTGGCTATTTAGCCGACATTGTAGCCGTAAATGATGATCCGACTCAAAAAATAAGCACTATGGAGAATGTAGTGTTTGTAATGAAAGATGGAAAAATATATAAGAAGTAG